A genomic region of Ictidomys tridecemlineatus isolate mIctTri1 chromosome 10, mIctTri1.hap1, whole genome shotgun sequence contains the following coding sequences:
- the Blzf1 gene encoding golgin-45 isoform X1, whose protein sequence is MTTLKSLETKVTLTSTPIRGAGDGMETEEPPTSIETTSGVQSIKHHILQSPPKKAAPSENPGVLQLGKILSEKAVEVEAIRIRVPKTAITHDIPNKNGKVKSLGYHRGEFHGQPEGVLEPRKELSEVKTVLEKLKNSERRLLQDKEGLSNQLRVQTEVNRELKKLLVASVGDDLQYHFERLAREKNQLILENEALGRNTAQLSEQLERMSIQCDVWRSKFLASRVMADELTSSRAVLQRHNRDAQSAIQDLLSEREQFRQEMRATRKFLEELLVSLQWGREQTYSPSAQPQSTAELALTNHNLAKALNSHLLGNVGIGSQKKIPSTVEFCSSPAEKMAEKVLRILDPVTCTESSSDNLFSQSSPTTLLATKKNIGRFHPYTRYENVTFNCCNHCQGELIVL, encoded by the exons TCACTCTTACTTCAACCCCAATCCGAGGAGCAGGAGATGGAATGGAAACAGAAGAGCCACCTACATCTATTGAAACCACCTCTGGAGTCCAGTCCATAAAGCATCACATCCTTCAGAGTCCACCGAAGAAAGCAGCTCCTTCAGAGAACCCAGGAGTTCTTCAGCTGGGAAAGATTCTTTCTGAAAAGGCAGTGGAGGTAGAAGCTATAAGAATACGTGTTCCCAAAACTGCTATAACTCATGATATCCCCAACAAAAATGGAAAGGTTAAATCTCTAGGATATCATAGAGGAGAATTTCATGGTCAGCCTGAAGGAGTTTTAGAACCTAGAAAGGAACTCTCGGAGGTGAAGACTGTATTGGAAAAGCTCAAGAACTCTGAAAGAAGGTTACTACAAGACAAAGAAGGTCTTTCAAACCAGCTCCGAGTACAAACAGAG gtaaatCGTGAGTTAAAAAAGTTGTTGGTGGCTTCTGTGGGGGATGATCTTCAGTATCACTTTGAACGTCTAGCCCGTGAAAAGAATCagcttattttagaaaatgaagccCTAGGTCGAAACACAGCTCAACTCTCCGAACAGTTAGAACGTATGTCCATACAGTGTGATGTGTGGCGTAGTAAATTTCTCGCAAGCAG GGTAATGGCAGATGAGTTAACCAGCTCCAGAGCAGTTTTACAGCGTCACAATCGTGATGCACAAAGTGCTATACAAGATCTCCTGAGTGAACGGGAGCAGTTTCGTCAAGAAATGAGAGCTACCAGGAA ATTTTTGGAGGAGCTCTTGGTCTCCTTACAGTGGGGAAGAGAGCAGACTTACTCCCCCAGTGCACAACCTCAGAGCACAGCAGAACTTGCATTAACAAATCACAATTTAGCAAAAGCATTAAATTCTCATCTTCTGGGGAATGTTGGCATTGGCAGTCAGAAAAAGATACCATCAACAGTTGAATTCTGCAGCTCCCCAGCTGAAAAAATGGCTGAAAAG GTTCTACGCATTTTGGATCCAGTCACCTGTACAGAAAGCTCATCTGATAATCTATTTTCTCAGTCTTCACCAACCACATTACTtgctacaaagaaaaatattggacGATTTCATCCCTATACTAGATACGAAAATGTAACTTTCAATTGCTGCAATCACTGCCAGGGAGAACTTATTGTCCTTTAA
- the Blzf1 gene encoding golgin-45 isoform X2 produces the protein MTTLKSLETKVTLTSTPIRGAGDGMETEEPPTSIETTSGVQSIKHHILQSPPKKAAPSENPGVLQLGKILSEKAVEVEAIRIRVPKTAITHDIPNKNGKVKSLGYHRGEFHGQPEGVLEPRKELSEVKTVLEKLKNSERRLLQDKEGLSNQLRVQTEVNRELKKLLVASVGDDLQYHFERLAREKNQLILENEALGRNTAQLSEQLERMSIQCDVWRSKFLASRVMADELTSSRAVLQRHNRDAQSAIQDLLSEREQFRQEMRATRKFYAFWIQSPVQKAHLIIYFLSLHQPHYLLQRKILDDFIPILDTKM, from the exons TCACTCTTACTTCAACCCCAATCCGAGGAGCAGGAGATGGAATGGAAACAGAAGAGCCACCTACATCTATTGAAACCACCTCTGGAGTCCAGTCCATAAAGCATCACATCCTTCAGAGTCCACCGAAGAAAGCAGCTCCTTCAGAGAACCCAGGAGTTCTTCAGCTGGGAAAGATTCTTTCTGAAAAGGCAGTGGAGGTAGAAGCTATAAGAATACGTGTTCCCAAAACTGCTATAACTCATGATATCCCCAACAAAAATGGAAAGGTTAAATCTCTAGGATATCATAGAGGAGAATTTCATGGTCAGCCTGAAGGAGTTTTAGAACCTAGAAAGGAACTCTCGGAGGTGAAGACTGTATTGGAAAAGCTCAAGAACTCTGAAAGAAGGTTACTACAAGACAAAGAAGGTCTTTCAAACCAGCTCCGAGTACAAACAGAG gtaaatCGTGAGTTAAAAAAGTTGTTGGTGGCTTCTGTGGGGGATGATCTTCAGTATCACTTTGAACGTCTAGCCCGTGAAAAGAATCagcttattttagaaaatgaagccCTAGGTCGAAACACAGCTCAACTCTCCGAACAGTTAGAACGTATGTCCATACAGTGTGATGTGTGGCGTAGTAAATTTCTCGCAAGCAG GGTAATGGCAGATGAGTTAACCAGCTCCAGAGCAGTTTTACAGCGTCACAATCGTGATGCACAAAGTGCTATACAAGATCTCCTGAGTGAACGGGAGCAGTTTCGTCAAGAAATGAGAGCTACCAGGAA GTTCTACGCATTTTGGATCCAGTCACCTGTACAGAAAGCTCATCTGATAATCTATTTTCTCAGTCTTCACCAACCACATTACTtgctacaaagaaaaatattggacGATTTCATCCCTATACTAGATACGAAAATGTAA